A region of the Bacillus sp. (in: firmicutes) genome:
AGTGGTTGAAGAACCGAAGCAAGAATTGAACGTTTTGGAAACGAAGGGGTCGTCAACCACATATGAACTAGTGAATACGGACACGTTTGAATTAACAATTAATTCGTTAGGTGAAACATGGGTTGAAGTATATGATTCAAATAATAAACAATTACTTGGGGAAACATTAGTCCAATCCCCGAAAAGCCCAAATCAAAAACAAAGCGTCACGTTTGATATGTCAAATGAAAAACAAGTCCGTATTCGCATCGGACGGGCACCGGATACGGAAATTCAAGTAAATGGTGAGCCGTTACAATATGCGATATCACCAACAGAACGAGATGTTCAAACAATTACAATTACATTTACTCCACCAACGGAGTAGCTTTGTAGTTGGTAGCTCAAGTTTCTGAGCTACCTTTTCTCACGTCTTGATTTTTATGATGGAAGTATGATAGTATTTGCCTAAAAAAGAGAGACTACCAATGTTTGGGGGTTATGGATTTGAACTTGCCAAATAAGATTACGATTTCACGTATATTATTAATTCCCCTCTTTTTATTGTTTATGTTAGTGGATTTTCAATGGGGGACTGTCGATTGGTTTAATGAATTGATTCCGGTCGAACATATCATCGGTGCCTTGATTTTTATCATCGCTTCGACGACCGATTGGATTGATGGGTATTACGCACGAAAATATCATTTAGTTACAAATTTAGGGAAATTTTTAGACCCGTTAGCTGATAAACTTCTCGTTTCAAGTGCATTAATTGTTCTTGTCGAACTTGGATTTGCTCCGTCGTGGATCGTTATTGTTATCATAAGTCGTGAATTCGCAGTAACCGGTTTACGCCTTGTCCTTGCGGGTGAAGGGGAAGTGGTTGCGGCCAATATGCTTGGAAAAATTAAAACGTGGACGCAAATTGTTGCGATTTCCGCGTTATTATTACATAACATTCCGTTTTCAAGCATCTCGTTTCCGTTTGCGGACATTGTGCTTTGGGTAGCCACTTTCTTCACCATTTGGTCAGGTTGGGATTATTTTTATAAAAACCGTCACGTTTTTCGCCATTCCAAGTAAGGATGGAGGCTTATTCGAATGAATGCTGAAATTATTGCCGTTGGTTCTGAACTACTGTTAGGTCAAATTGTGAACACGAACGCCCGATTTTTGTCCGAACGGCTAGCTGAAATTGGAGTGAATGTGTATTTTCATACCGTCGTTGGTGATAACCCTAATCGGTTACAACGAGTCATTGAGGAAGCGGAACGCCGAGCAAATCTAATCATATTCACGGGAGGCCTTGGCCCAACGAAAGACGATTTGACCAAGGAAACCATTGCGAAACATTTGGGGAAAAAATTAGTCATGGACGAACAGGCTTTGGCAGTGATTTCCTCCTATTTTCAAAAAGTGAAACGTCCAATGACGGAAAACAATAAAAAACAAGCCCTTGTTCTTGAAGGGTGTCGCGTATTGCCAAATGATGTTGGAATGGCACCGGGAATGTTTCTTACTCATCAGGGGCGTTCATACATGCTTCTTCCAGGGCCGCCGAAAGAAATGGAACCAATGTTTACTCAATACGGGTTGCCGGCAATTAAGGAGCAGTTGCAATCCAATGAACAAATCGTCTCACGAGTGCTCCGATTTTTCGGAATTGGTGAGGCACAGTTAGAAACAGAAATTGCTGATTTTATTGACCAACAAAGCAATCCTACGATTGCCCCACTAGCGAAAGACGGTGAAGTAACGCTTCGGTTAACAGCGAAAACCACTTCTTTAGAGGAAGCAAATCGGCTCATAGACGAAGTGGAGCAAATGATACGAGCTCGTGTAGGGAAATATCTGTACGGGTATAATGAGACGTCATTAATGGAGCAGACGGTCCGACAATTGAAGGAACAAAACTGTACAATTGCGTGTGCTGAAAGCTTGACAGCTGGCTTATTTCAAGCAGAACTCGCCAGTATTTCTGGGGTAAGCGAAATTTTTAAAGGGGGCGTCGTTTGTTACTCGAACGAAGCGAAAGTGAATGCAGTTGGCGTTCAAAAAGAAACCATTGTAAACGAAGGTGCCGTTAGTGAAGCGTGTGCGAAAGAATTAGCCGAGCGGATTCGAGAGCAATTCAATGCAACAATCGGTATTAGTTTTACCGGTGTTGCCGGTCCTGCTTCACTGGAAGGAAAACCTCCTGGAACGGTTTGGATTGGAATCTCTAATAAGAAAGAAGGGACAACCGCCTATCAATTGCAATTAGTGGGAAATCGAAATAGCATTCGCTCCCGAGCAGTGAAATATGGTTGTTATTATTTATTAAAAAAACTAGGTAAATAACCATAGCGGCCAACTGAATGGTCGCTGTTTTACTTTTTGGTGAGTGTTGTTAAGAGTAAAAAACGGTAACTAAGGGTAATTTTGAATGGGTATGAGTAAATCTACTCGAATATGAGAAAAATTTCATAGGTTAAGAGAAAAAATTCGGAAGTTAAGAGCAAAAATCGGT
Encoded here:
- the pgsA gene encoding CDP-diacylglycerol--glycerol-3-phosphate 3-phosphatidyltransferase, with amino-acid sequence MNLPNKITISRILLIPLFLLFMLVDFQWGTVDWFNELIPVEHIIGALIFIIASTTDWIDGYYARKYHLVTNLGKFLDPLADKLLVSSALIVLVELGFAPSWIVIVIISREFAVTGLRLVLAGEGEVVAANMLGKIKTWTQIVAISALLLHNIPFSSISFPFADIVLWVATFFTIWSGWDYFYKNRHVFRHSK
- a CDS encoding competence/damage-inducible protein A; the protein is MNAEIIAVGSELLLGQIVNTNARFLSERLAEIGVNVYFHTVVGDNPNRLQRVIEEAERRANLIIFTGGLGPTKDDLTKETIAKHLGKKLVMDEQALAVISSYFQKVKRPMTENNKKQALVLEGCRVLPNDVGMAPGMFLTHQGRSYMLLPGPPKEMEPMFTQYGLPAIKEQLQSNEQIVSRVLRFFGIGEAQLETEIADFIDQQSNPTIAPLAKDGEVTLRLTAKTTSLEEANRLIDEVEQMIRARVGKYLYGYNETSLMEQTVRQLKEQNCTIACAESLTAGLFQAELASISGVSEIFKGGVVCYSNEAKVNAVGVQKETIVNEGAVSEACAKELAERIREQFNATIGISFTGVAGPASLEGKPPGTVWIGISNKKEGTTAYQLQLVGNRNSIRSRAVKYGCYYLLKKLGK